Genomic segment of Mercurialis annua linkage group LG6, ddMerAnnu1.2, whole genome shotgun sequence:
TTTTATGTTTAACTAGTTCTTTTAACCTTATAAAGTATTTATTGCTAGAGATAAttttggaaaaatagcaattaatgttTTCTTGAAACTCTagtgtgacaaatattatggaccaaaaaaaaattctcaaatgcgacaaatattatggaccggagggagtaataaataaAAGCAACAATAATACTGCGGTAATGTATGTTTTGAAACTATATTATTAACAATTGAAAGTGGTGTTATGTAgcttcaatttttttgaaatgtaaaagtaaaaaaattatcaccATTAAATTAGATAGTGTTAaaatttagagttttaattaCCTTCACCATTGATAGTTGTGAAAAATGTAGTCCATTTAGACATAATTCTTgtgcaaaaattataataatttgatttgaatagattagtgatttgtttttttaaatcattcTAATTTATAGAGAACATAGTTTACATGTCAAATtagaaatggtttgaaaaacatatataaaaaatattattattataaataattaaattcaattcaatgacattgaaaaaaattatcctATGAGAAAAGTCCCTTTTACTTTCAAAAGGATAGTTattcaataataatttatttataataaataattcttAAAGGCTAATTATTGCTTAGTTTAATGAGTTGTTgaatctttaaaatattaaatataataaaaaatatataaaattattatgaaagTGCCACGtgacaatttaaaaaaagaaaaaatattaaaaaatatatgtggAAATGCCACAAGTCAATCATAGGAAAAAATActcatttttttacatatattagaatgagaaatcaaaattaagtcaatagaattaaaaaatatcttagattacaatatatttattaaGGAATGATTTAGTGTTAAAAACGACAAGAGTAAATATCAATTAATTGAAAAAGGAGAGAGAACATAATTTGCCTGCCAAATTGGAAATTGTTGGACCACGTCTTTTTAATCTCTTCAATTTTAacttttgacaatcaatttaaaggtTCTAATATTGTTCGCTAGTGTATATGAACCTATCAAAACCATCGTGGAACAATTCGGATGTATCTAGCAAGAATTCgtattttcagatttttaagATCCAGAATAGATTTCGCGCCCGTGACAAAGGACTGTCACGGGCGTGACTTAAGGATACAGGGGTGTGACACAAGCAAGGGTTTTAGTCTTTAGTTTGGACAAGGTTTCGCGGGCATGACGAAAGTGTGTCACGAGATTGACACACAACGACGTTGGATAACAACGGTCATATTTTAAACTTCCTAACGGCTCTATGACACATGACCTCTCAACATTGGACCACCTATCCAAGTCAGATGTCACGGGCGtgacataattaatttttgctAAATTCCAACTTTTGCCCTTAAAGACTTAGAGGAGAGTTGTTGGGTATTAAATATCCCACAACCACCACATTAATGTGGTTAGGCACTCTAAGAACAACTCCAATCATACAAACATTCAATTATTACTACTTTCTTTTTTGTGCATCAATTTACATTGATTGCTTTTCATTGTTGTTGATTATCATATATTGATATGTCATTTTAGTGTATTGTATGTTTGTGATTAGCCTTGACAAATCATATTATGAGTTTGAGATTAGCTCTAAAAAATGTCTCTGTATTAGTTAGTGTTAACCTTCAAAACACATAATTCAGTGGATtatcaaaatctcaatttttgaGAGTGGCGGAGTAAAATCGACTTGTAATCCAAACCACTCTGCATTTCTTGTGTCATCTTCTATCTCTTAAactccttttaatttttaaaacacctTATTCACCCCCTCTAAACTAGCATTTGGAATTTcataaatgatttaaaaaaatatatataaaaggtaataaatttataattatgtaaatagatataattaagttaaattcAATGACGTTGAAGAAAATTAACCTGTAAGGAAAGTTCCTTTTTTCTATAGTATTAAAAAAGATAGCTACTCAATTATTGATATAAatcttaacaaaaaaaataaatcattctTGAAAAGAAATAGAATTACCGTTATCATTAATTCATATGTCAAAGTTTTGGaaattattgttattaaatattgATAAAGACCAATTATTGTTATAGTTTAATTAGTTGttgaaactaaaaaatatttaatgtaaTAAGAAAACATATTAAATTATTGTGGAAGTGCCATCTgacattataaaaaaagaaaaaaatattaaaaatacatgtAGAATTGCCATATGTAGTAGATGGATGCTCCATTTGCTTAGATTAGATGAGAGAGTggttaagtaatttttttaaataaggatAAGGGTTATCTATGTATACCTCAATTTGACACTGTTTTTTTGCTTCACAAATTTCGTTAGTGTGATTCTATATGGCCAAGAAAAAATAAGTGCCTATGGTTTGGGCCAAGATTAAATGAGCACTCTCTAAAAAGGTTCACTTATGCCCCCAACGTTTGAAAAAATGAACAGCCATGTCTCCATAGTTTAACACTGCCTCTCTTTTTTCTAACCTCCGTTTGTAAGATCCTACGTGGCTAATTTTTACCGTCAAATTTGTCCTCAGTGGTGACGATCTTTCTTTCAGTAGCGATAGTTTGTCGCTGTGAAGTAATTTCATCATAAAACCGAGCTGAACAAATACACCGTTCTTCCTCAACAATCAGACGAGGAATTCTCTTCGTAGTATCTCGTCCAATGAAACATGTAGTGACAAAGACAGAGAAGAAGAATCGTTTGATGAGGTGGAAGGCGGAAGTGCAAGATATGGAATGAGAAATGGAAAAGGATACAACCTTTATCCTTTGTGCTAATATCTTTTATATAATCGGTGGGTTTTTAATTTATGGAGGAATGTGATTGTCGAATTGGAACACATGAAAAAGATGAAGgaactaatttttattatttatatttcattattaattatgttttaatcctCTTAAATGACATCGGACAATTATTACCGATTAATTGCTTTACATGTCGCCTAAGGTTCGATTATAAGGCAAATGTTAAAAATTAGCCACTTAGGATCATTCTAACGGAGTCTGGGAAACAAGAGACAATGTTAAACTAGGGAGCCCGACTGTTCACTTTTTCAGACGTTGGTGGCATAAGTGAACTTTTTTAGATGTTTAGCGCTCACTTAATCCTAGACCCAAATCTTAGGCATAATTCCTTTAGCCACGTACGATCAGAGTAACGAAGTCTTTCAAGTAATGAGATGGTGCCAAACTGATGGGCATGTCTGTTCATGTTTTTAGACGTCGGAGGCATACATGAATTTGTACAGACGTTGAGCGTTCACTTGATCATGAAAACAAATTTTAAGGGTATGAATGaccctttttttaaaaaaaagaagaaagaatttGACCCCACCATACGATAATCGTTAAACAATAGGGAGATCAGGCTAACGTGTTATTTAACCGCGCAGCAAAACGCAATGATACAATACCGTTTTCCCACTTtcaacgtttaaattttttgtcaaCTCACCCGCCGGTTAGGGTTTAATTAATGGAACCACCGAGAGAAGgctaccaccaccaccacaACTACCACCACCGCCCCCGATTCAACCACCAAGAACAGCACCACCACCATCATCATCCTAACTATTTCCAACACCCTAACCAGCCTCCTTTCCCACCTCCGCCACAGCTACCGCTCCAGCCACCTCCGCAGCTACCGCTCCAGCCACCTCCGCAGCTACCGCTCCAGCCACCTCCGCAGCTACCGCTCCAACCACAGCCGCAGCTTCCACTCCAGCCACAGCTACCGCTCCAGCCTCAGCCACCGCCGCCACCACCGCCTCCGTACCCCTACTTTAACAATGACCATTATCAATTCAATAACCAGAACTTTGACGCCCGTCCTAATTTTGATGCTAACCAACAGATGACCGGCCAACCAAACGCACCGGTTGCTGGCGGAGGATTTTTCTCCAATGGCCTGAAAAGAGCTCGATGTCATTCTGGCCGTCCAGGTTCCCCAGGTAACAATGTAATTCTATAGctgatttatttttgttaatcttATTTCGAATCTTCACTGTTATATAAGATACAGTTTAGGTTCACTTGTTAGACTAATATACGCAGACTTATGttacttgattttgttttttagatCATAATGCTGATGGTGGCAATGTAAAACTTTTTGTCGCGCCTATTCCGCTTCCCACAACTATGGAAGCTGTAAGTTATTTCTTTCAAATTGCTTTGTCATTTGTTTCCAGATTTAGTATAGTAATAaatgtagcacggacacttcattcaatcatgTCCTGTTTCCGAAATGTTCAACTacattttttacataaaaaacattaaaataacacGAAATTTTGTTGAATATGCTGACTAAGTAATAAACTTCATAATTCTTTGGACATCACTTAGTGGAACACTCACCAATTGTCAGGATGTACTGTGTAGTGCCCTATTTAATTTTCATGAAGTCAGAGATTTTCAAGTTTGAAAATAGAACTCTTTTCCCCTTGAGCTAAATCTTAAAAAGTCCTAGGTCGTGCAGGCATGTGGTATTTCGCATGCCTTATTTTCTCTTTTATCTGCAAATGCCACACCTCTGCTTTATTTGTTGTTGCAAATCATATTTCTAATTCTACTCTATCCGTGTTCAAGCAGAAAGCTTCTCTCCCCTCTCAGCTGAGGGTTGACGGCTACTCTATAATATATCATTTTCCTGCATAACTTTTGGCCATTGCTTCTTTGTGCTAGATACGCCCCTTGTTTGAAGCACATGGAGGTGTTATTGAGGTAGTTCTCCCCAGGGATAAGCGGAGTGGTCATCAACAAGGTACTCGGATTTGATATCTATAACTCATTGTATGCTTTGCAACTTTTCtgcaattttattttagtgTTAGGTTTTCCCACTAATTTGCTGATTACACTATGATCATGTTTTGTATTGTTCGGTACAAAATATAGCTATTGGCTGCTTTATTGTTGGTACATGTCTCATATGTCTAATTTTGTCCTTAGCAAAATAACATATAATCTAGTGGTTGTTTTGCTATTGAAGTGCATTTTCTATATGTGGAATAGTTCCATTTTCCTTGTCTATGGATTACGCTTAATTTCTAGTGATGTCTGTTCTTCATTATAATTTCTTATGCATATCAATCTTTAGATTCAAAATCTGTTTGAAGCATTAAAATTCCCGATTCATACTTTATGTGTTATTGCTTATACTTTACTGTAACTTGATGTACATGGTAATTAAATATATctatatgaaaattatttcattAGGGTATTGCTTTGTGAAATATGCAACGATAGAGGAAGCTGACAGGGCTATTAGGGCTTTAAATGGTCAGTATACTATTCCTGGGGTAAGTTTTTTGGTTGATAATGCAGAAAACAAATTCTGATGTTGTTAATAACTGATATGTAAATAATGTTCTGTTGATAAATATCTTCATTCAGGAAGCGGTTCCCCTTAAAGTCAGATATGCTGATAGGGAGAGGGAACGCGTTGCCAAGGTTGAAAGGGACCGCCCTGGTAAGTGTCATTTATTTACGAAGTATGTTCTTCTACATGTCATTCTATCACCTCTCACCTACGCATCAGAATATATAGATCTCTGCCAtatgcaatttaattaattatctgTAAATAGTCTAAGGTTTCCATTTTGGTAATGAAATCATGGTgcttgtaaaaaaaattcaaatctatTTAAAAGACTATTAATCTTCTCTCTTTGTAGCAAAATATGGCCTATCGTCAGCTGAAGATGCCATGAAAGAGGGTGTTTCTTTGCATCTGACTGTATTTTGTTGTCTGACGTTTACAGTCTATCTTTACTTGCCTTGTGGGTTTCTTTAACAATAAGATTTTTTCTTGCGGTGGAAAACTGTATGGTCTTTATCTACAAGATGTGCCCGAGTTTTTGCTGACGTGTTTAATAATGTATCTGAAAGGTTCTTACTCTTCACTGCCTTTCTTATTTTATGACAGCAGCCGTGGAGATGGTAGAAAAACTCTATGTTGGTTGTGTTCACAGACAAGCTTCAATGCAAGAAATTGAGGAAGTACGAGGCACATTTGCTATATTTTTTGTAGCTTTACATGGATAAAACGAAGATTTACAACTTCCAGCGTAACTTTGTGAATTCAAAGTTCTAAATTTGCAAAATGCTTAGACATCACTATTTGAAACAAAAAAGGGAAATAAAGTGTTATTAGATGGCATGGCCATTCTTTGATAATTTGAAGGCTTTGTCCTGTATGATGTTCTAtatgattaaatttattaaataggtGACAATACTTGCATATACCAAGCGAGAGTTTGTGAGGATAGCTAACTGAGTCTGTGCACATTTATATCCCAAGACTAACTCTttgcttttcatttttttatgctTATAGCATAATGTTTTTATCTGACCTTTTCTTTTCCGTCAGATATTTTCTCCATATGGTCATGTGGTAGATGTGTATATCGTACGAGATAATCTGAAGCAAAGTCGTGGTAAGTTGTTTTTTCACGTTgatttcttttctcttttagcTGGAAATATATCTGGAGTAGTGGACTCATAGGAACTTAGTTTTCTTAAAGCCTTCTAGTTTATAACTCAGTGTGGGGCCATTCACTAATAGAAATTATGGGCTTTATTAGTCCCTTATCAGTTTCATTGTTATTTTTTCatgcctttattttttttaattaaaagaagcGGCAAACTTCTTGGAACTGATCAGTATTTACGACACTGTTCAATAAGTGCAACTTTTTGTCGACCTGTATTATTGCTTCAAGTCTTCTGTTTTGAAACTCTCATTTATGTTCCAGCAATATAGCAACGGCCTTCTCATTTTGGATTTTCTTCTTTTAATGGTTTTAGCTTGTGTCTAAAGATTTCATTTCAGGCAAACTTCTATCTTTGTTGACCAGTAACCTATGGTGGTTTTGATTTGATGGTCCATCTGCTTTTTTGAAGGATGTGCATTTGTTAAGTTCACTCACAGAGATATGGCATTAGCAGCAATGACAGCATTACATGGAACTTTCACAATGAGAGTAAAGTGCATCTGTTGTTTTGTCATTTTCTGATTATAAATTTCAATGGTAGTTCCTTATACAATCTCTGATACTACATGCTTCCAGGGCTGTGATCAACCTTTGATCATTAGATTTGCAGATCCCCCTAAACGGAGGGCGGGAGAATTAAGGTGTTGCTTCTTTTGTATTGATGTTCCTGTATATTCTCTTCATGATCTGGACCTTCTGTCCCTGCGTAaccaatttaataaatattaattctaaTCTATTTGCCACTCTATTGAGCTGCTAATGAACCATAAAATGCATAATGGTTATTATGCAAGATGCTAGCTTTAAATTTGGTAATTTTCCTGatttttttaacttcttttgGCTATCTCAATATCTCCTATGTCTAATTACAAAAGATAATGACGCTTAGTTATGTTTATAGTTCAGTTTGACAATATAGGTACCAGTTGAATTTTCTTCTGCTTGGGATATCCACTCATACAAAAAGAcatagaaatattattttttgcttgCTTTGGTATTTCTGATCATAGATTAGTAGATCTGAGTTAAGAATAATTGGGTGCTTATGTGTGTGCAATGAGACTAATTTATTTGGCCCTATTCTATTTTCCCTAACTCTCAATATAATCTGCTTCATCTTTTCTTAGGGGATATGATGGACAAAATTCTGGCTCTTTTTCTCAAGGACCAATGATTAGGTAAATTTTGGTTTACTCATTTTCTATTCTTTTCATGTACATGGTACACCTTGTGCTGTATGTAACATGTAGAGTTTCTATTTTTATGGTTTATTTGTTGTAGGCCACCACCCAATTTTGGCGATTCAATGGGAGGGTGTGTTTTACCTACTGCTTTATATCCTGCGCAAGAAGCTTCCATGATTTCTGAACCTCTAGCCATTCCCAACCAAGTAAAGTTGACGCATGCTGCTCCACAAATCATAGCGCAACCACTTGTTCCAGTAAAGCAGCCACCAGCACAGTTGTCTCAGATGCCTTTAGAGCAGACTTGGGGTCCCGAGAAATTCTTGCAATCTTCTCAACCAGCAGTCACTGAAATGGtgaaacaaatttcaaatttagaCCAGCAGCAAAGTGTCCGGATTTCCCTGGAGGTAGTGATTAATTTTCATTTAGTTTTTAGATCTAGTATGCAAGTTACTGCAGGAGCTATTAAGTCTGTTCCATCTAATGCAAATTTATAATGACCTGCTTTGTGTAGTTGCAATTTCGACTTCTTACTAtccattttataataattactgTAATGCATTTGAGAATCTGGGTTTTTGTTTCTTGAAACGTAGCATTGGTGCGCTAGAACTTTAGGTGCAGTACTAACTTGTGGCAGAAAATAGTGGCATTTTATTGTCTTGTGTCTTCTAATTGTTTTTGTCTGAGTAGTCATTGTGTGTTAGGGAGTATTGTAACTTCAATCTATAGCTTACCTTTTTTTTTGGTCAAGTTATGGCAGACTTGCAAGTCTGactaattgtttttaatgttaTGTCTTCATGCAGTCACAGTGTAGTGAAGGTAATCGTCCAGCTGTGGGTGATAAATCTTCTGCCTCTGTGGTACCCCAGAGTCCCCAGACAGAAGATCCACAAGAGTGTGATTGGAGTGAGCATAACTGTCCAGATGGGTGCaagtattattataattgcACAACTTGTGAAAGCAGGGTAAGTTATTTGGTTAAGTGATTACACTgcattcagttttttttttaatttggtggTTTAAAATGTTGTTTTCATTTTAGTACCGATTTATGGGTACATCTCAAACTGCAAAAGTCAACTTGAGGCATGTTCATGTCCACGTGGTTGTCCAACCCCAACTTGCTTGGCTTCAGGTGTGGATTGAATTTGGATTAGAAAAAGGAATCTATGTAACTGGTTATGATAAAGTTGTGTGCGTTGGACCTAAAGCTTGGAGATAATACTTTCTCATGGAGTCCATGACTGAGGTCAACCTGAAATGACAAAAACTTCATCTACTTGAAATGTTAGAGGCCTGTATGGGGGGGACTGAATGATGTCATCAACGTTTTGATAGGCAAGGTTGGATATGATCTAAAAAACTTGATGCTGATTGGTATTCTTGGCATCTGAGATAAATCCCGTGTTATCCTTGGTTTTCCTTGAGCTTTTCAGGATTGTGTGCGTTATATATGTTTTGAAGGATGTATGTGTATTCCCACCTCcgtaacttttcaaaaattctctCTGAATTCCCATAGcatttttaattgaattccTATCCAATTTTGGATGTCTAATTTAACCTCTGTTTGGTCGGGTTGGTTAGAGTTTACTATTTTGAACTCATGAGTGATAGATTCAATCATTCAACTAGAGATTAGCTGGTTGCTGAAGCTATAATCCATTAATTATGCAGTGGGAGAAGCCTGATGAGTTCGCTTTATTTCAGCAACAATTACAGAAGAAGCAAAAAACGCATAATCCACGTCAGCAACCTTGTTTCCTATCAGAAGGTTTTTCTGATAAAGAAGCTGATCATACCTCTTCAGTCAGAAATTCCATGCCAACTGCTTTAGCTCTGGTAGCGTAATATTTAACTTTAAACCCTTTTTCTTGTAGGATAAGTATCAGCCtttcttctacttttttttttccagtcATATATGTGCCAGAGCTCAGTATACTGCTGCTAATGTGActgaatatatattttcatgATTGACAATTTGGGGAAAATTTACTTCTGCTGTTCTTGTAGTATAGGAAGTCCCTAATAAATCTGAATAGACATTTATCTCTGTTATCTGTATCAACAGTCTTCAGTTTGCAAATAAGTTtcaataaaattacaatatttgTTGCAGTCGTAAATGTTTTGTTAGTCCACATCTCCTGATGAACTGATCTACATCTGCTGCTGTTCCTACTTTGTTGTGATATTTTCCATAAGTATCATTCATTTGTATGTTGAAGGATAACAGTCCCAATATATTCATTTTGAATGCAGATGAGAGCAAATTCACCTAATTGTTAGAAACTTGCACGTAAATTTTCCATTTTCGAGGAGCATTGCAATAATTAGTTTCTGCTTATACTTGTCTGTGCATATTCACCAACTGCTTTTTCTATCTAATAGGTGGACAGTATTTTCCACTTggccttttcttttcttttcctttttgcaGGGTTTGGATCATATGCAAATACGACCAGAAACAAGTTCAGTTGTTGATCCCACCTGCACTTAACGGTAGTCTAGTAAAACTTTGCTGTAATTGTCCTGGCACTTGCTTATAAGGCTcagattttatatttatgaaattattgcaaagctttgatttgtttacTAGTGATTGTTTGAAGTAA
This window contains:
- the LOC126686724 gene encoding flowering time control protein FCA isoform X1, with amino-acid sequence MEPPREGYHHHHNYHHRPRFNHQEQHHHHHHPNYFQHPNQPPFPPPPQLPLQPPPQLPLQPPPQLPLQPPPQLPLQPQPQLPLQPQLPLQPQPPPPPPPPYPYFNNDHYQFNNQNFDARPNFDANQQMTGQPNAPVAGGGFFSNGLKRARCHSGRPGSPDHNADGGNVKLFVAPIPLPTTMEAIRPLFEAHGGVIEVVLPRDKRSGHQQGYCFVKYATIEEADRAIRALNGQYTIPGEAVPLKVRYADRERERVAKVERDRPAAVEMVEKLYVGCVHRQASMQEIEEIFSPYGHVVDVYIVRDNLKQSRGCAFVKFTHRDMALAAMTALHGTFTMRGCDQPLIIRFADPPKRRAGELRGYDGQNSGSFSQGPMIRPPPNFGDSMGGCVLPTALYPAQEASMISEPLAIPNQVKLTHAAPQIIAQPLVPVKQPPAQLSQMPLEQTWGPEKFLQSSQPAVTEMVKQISNLDQQQSVRISLESQCSEGNRPAVGDKSSASVVPQSPQTEDPQECDWSEHNCPDGCKYYYNCTTCESRYRFMGTSQTAKVNLRHVHVHVVVQPQLAWLQWEKPDEFALFQQQLQKKQKTHNPRQQPCFLSEGFSDKEADHTSSVRNSMPTALALGLDHMQIRPETSSVVDPTCT
- the LOC126686724 gene encoding flowering time control protein FCA isoform X2, which codes for MEPPREGYHHHHNYHHRPRFNHQEQHHHHHHPNYFQHPNQPPFPPPPQLPLQPPPQLPLQPPPQLPLQPPPQLPLQPQPQLPLQPQLPLQPQPPPPPPPPYPYFNNDHYQFNNQNFDARPNFDANQQMTGQPNAPVAGGGFFSNGLKRARCHSGRPGSPDHNADGGNVKLFVAPIPLPTTMEAIRPLFEAHGGVIEVVLPRDKRSGHQQGYCFVKYATIEEADRAIRALNGQYTIPGEAVPLKVRYADRERERVAKVERDRPAVEMVEKLYVGCVHRQASMQEIEEIFSPYGHVVDVYIVRDNLKQSRGCAFVKFTHRDMALAAMTALHGTFTMRGCDQPLIIRFADPPKRRAGELRGYDGQNSGSFSQGPMIRPPPNFGDSMGGCVLPTALYPAQEASMISEPLAIPNQVKLTHAAPQIIAQPLVPVKQPPAQLSQMPLEQTWGPEKFLQSSQPAVTEMVKQISNLDQQQSVRISLESQCSEGNRPAVGDKSSASVVPQSPQTEDPQECDWSEHNCPDGCKYYYNCTTCESRYRFMGTSQTAKVNLRHVHVHVVVQPQLAWLQWEKPDEFALFQQQLQKKQKTHNPRQQPCFLSEGFSDKEADHTSSVRNSMPTALALGLDHMQIRPETSSVVDPTCT
- the LOC126686724 gene encoding flowering time control protein FCA isoform X3; the encoded protein is MEPPREGYHHHHNYHHRPRFNHQEQHHHHHHPNYFQHPNQPPFPPPPQLPLQPPPQLPLQPPPQLPLQPPPQLPLQPQPQLPLQPQLPLQPQPPPPPPPPYPYFNNDHYQFNNQNFDARPNFDANQQMTGQPNAPVAGGGFFSNGLKRARCHSGRPGSPDHNADGGNVKLFVAPIPLPTTMEAIRPLFEAHGGVIEVVLPRDKRSGHQQGYCFVKYATIEEADRAIRALNGQYTIPGEAVPLKVRYADRERERVAKVERDRPAAVEMVEKLYVGCVHRQASMQEIEEIFSPYGHVVDVYIVRDNLKQSRGCAFVKFTHRDMALAAMTALHGTFTMRGCDQPLIIRFADPPKRRAGELRGYDGQNSGSFSQGPMIRPPPNFGDSMGGCVLPTALYPAQEASMISEPLAIPNQVKLTHAAPQIIAQPLVPVKQPPAQLSQMPLEQTWGPEKFLQSSQPAVTEMVKQISNLDQQQSVRISLESQCSEGNRPAVGDKSSASVVPQSPQTEDPQECDWSEHNCPDGCKYYYNCTTCESRWEKPDEFALFQQQLQKKQKTHNPRQQPCFLSEGFSDKEADHTSSVRNSMPTALALGLDHMQIRPETSSVVDPTCT